The stretch of DNA ATACGCCCTGCAACGCACCATCACTAATGGCTTACAGCTAGCGATTTTGAACTCCTGCGACGGGCTGGGGCTGGCCTGGGATCTGGCCGATCTGCACCTGCCCCAAACCATTGTGATGCGGGAGCCGGTACCCGATGCGATCGCCCACCAATTCCTCAAAGGGTTTCTAGCCGCATTCGCCCAGGGCACACCGCTCTACAGCGCCGTGCGCGAAGCCCGCGAAAAGCTCCATGGGCTGAGTGAGCTGGGCAGCTGCGCCGCCTGGCTGCCGGTGATTGTGCAAAATCCGGCGGAGGTGCCCCCCACCTGGCCCCAGCTAGCGGGTCAGCCCGTGAAGCCCGCTCCGATGACGCGGCCTCCACTAAAACCCGCCCAGCGTCGAACTGTATGGAGAACCCTGGCCCTCACCGCCACGGTTTTAGCCCTGCGCTGGGTCGGCCTTCTGCAACCTGCCGAACTGTGGGCCTACGACGCCTTAATGCGATCGCGCCCAGCCGAGACCCCTGACCCTCGCCTGGTGGTGGTGACGGTGGATGAAAACGACATTCAATCTCAAACCGCCCCAAATCGACGGGGTTCGGTGGCCGATGCGACCCTGCACCAGGCTCTGACCATCCTGGCCAACAGTGAGCCCCGAATCGTTGGCCTTGACCTGTACCGTGACTTTCCGGCCAGCGACCCGGCCCTGGTGGCAGCGCTGGAGCAGCCCAATCTGGTGGGGCTGTGCAAAAGCCGGGATGCGATCGCAGGCTCGGTCGGCATCAGTCCGCCGCCAGAGCTACCCCTCGCCCAGGTCGGCTTCAGCGACTTTGTTGAAGAATCTGACGGCCTGGTCAGGCGGCAGCTGCTAACGCTGACCCCCGATCCGGTTTCGCCCTGTCAGTCGTCCTATGGGTTTGCAGCCTTGGTGGCCATTCACTACCTCAACCAGGCTGGACTATCGCCCGGCTTCACAGCCCAGGGCAATTTGCACATTGGCGATGTGGTGTTTCCCCGGCTCAACCAGCGTACGGGTGGGCTGCAACGGATCGACAACGGCGGCAACCAGCTATTGCTCAACTACCGCGCCCTGGCGGCTCCCGACCAGATCGCGGCGACGGTTACTCTCCAGCAGCTTTTGAATGGGCAGGTGAATCTGGAGCGGCTGCGCGATCGCATTATCCTCATCGGCGTCACCGCCCCCAGCGGCGGCGACTACTGGTCAACCCCCTACGGTGCCCAGGGCCAGACCCGCACGGCGGGCGTGTTCATGCAGGCCCAGATGATTAGCCAACTGATCAGCGCCGTGGAGGATGGGCGGCCCCTGATCTGGGTCTGGCCCCAGTGGGCCGAAGCGCTGTGCATTGCCCTGGGGGCGATCGCCGGGAGTCTGCTGGCCTGGCGGTGGCAATCGGCCCGATTGGCCCTGGCCTGTGTGCTGGCGACCCTCGCCCTAGGCACAGTCGCCTGGGCCGTGCTGCTTACGGGCGGTTGGCTTCCCCTGCTGCCCACCCTGCTGACCCTGAACGGCAGCGCCTTTTTCATCCAGGTCCGGCTGCGCTAGACCGAGCAGGCCTTGATGAGCAAAAGGTTACAAGTTTAACAATCTCTGGGCTCCGTCCACCATACTTTGAGGACAAATTCCTAGGAGCTTGACCATGAGAGGTGCTGTGATGCGATCGCCCCTGTCCGCCGCCGTCCTGCTGGGGTTAGCCGTTGCCCTCGGGTGGCCCCTGGTGCCCGTGACCCAGGCGCTGCCCACCCCGCCCGACCAGGGCGCACCCACCGGCCGCCAGCGGGGCGGTGCCTCTCGCGGCGACTGCATGGCCTATCAGGATTTGACGGCGCTGGTGCCCGTGGTAGATGGCCGCGTGTGGAGTCAGACCAGTAGCCCCACCCCAGACTTCTTTTTTTACGTTCCGCAGCCCCTCACCACCGATACTGCCCTGGAACTGGTGGTGCAGGATAAGGACGATAACTATATCTTCCGCAAGCAAGTCTCCGTCGATGCCCCCTCGGGCATTCTCACCCTGCCCGTCAACCCCGAAGGCGCTGGGCTGAATGCTGGCGAAACCTACTCCTGGACGTTTTCAATCTACTGTGATGCAGCGCGTCCGTCGGCCTCTGTTTCGGTGTTTGGCACGGTGACGCGGGTGGCTGATACGGTAGTGACTGAATCAGGTCAAACCCTCACCCCCCAGCAACAGTTCAATCTATCCAGACAGTATGTCGCCGCAGGAATCTGGCACGAAGCGCTGGCTCTAACCCTGGCGCTCCATCGGGCTGACCCCGACAATGCCGACTATTTCGCAGCGTTGGATGCTCTGCTTCGGCAAGCTGGACTGGCTGATTTGTCGCCTGCTGTGCTGGTGAGCGGGGGATTGGAGTGACCTGGGACAGGGGTAGGGAAGCTGCCGCTTATGCATAAATCTTCAGAATCAAGCACCTGCTCTCGATAGCCCCCTAAATCCCACAATTCTGGGGAACTTTGAAGTCCAGTCCCCCCGGTATCGGGGAGGTAGGGGGGCCAAAGGCAGCATTTTGGAGCTTCATCGAGAGATAGATATAAAAAGTGGGGAGATGGGGCGATGATGAACGGTTGGAACCCGATCGCTAGGCTGCTGGCTGGAACGGTTGTGATGCTGGGGACGGGCTGGTTCTCTGAGAGAGTGCAGGCTCAGGTGGTGCCAGATGGGACGTTGCAGTCGGAAAGCTCGGCTGTCAACGCCGTTACCCTGGGTGGCACGACCTATACGATCACGGGCGGGGCGGCTCGGGGGGGCAATCTTTTCCACAGCTTCGACCAGTTTTCGGTGCCGTTGGGCGATACCGTTGTCTTTGCCAACGGGGACAGCTTCGCCAACATCATCAGTCGCGTCACCGGGGGAACGCTTTCGGATCTCCAGGGAACGATTCAGGCGGGGGGCAGCGCCAATGTGTTCCTGATTAATCCGGCGGGCATCGTGTTTGGCCCCAATGCTCGGTTGGCCATTGGCGGCTCTTTTTTTGCCAGCACAGGGGAAGGCCTGCGGTTTGACAACGGGTTTGTCTACGGTATTGCCAGCCCTGAGGTGCCGCCGCTGCTGACGGTGAGTGCGCCCATTGGCCTGCGCCTGGGCAATGGGCCAGGGGATATCCGGGTTGTAGGGCAGGGCAGCCTGGCCCCAGGGGGGGTGGCCGTAGCCGAAGGGCAGTCCCTGTCGCTGATTGGCGGCAATGTTGCCTTGATGGGAGCGCAACTGACGGCCCCCGGTGGGCGCATTGACATTGGAGCGGTGAGGGAAGCCAGTGAACTGAGTCTCACCCCAGATGGGTCAGGGTTTGAGGTGGGCTTCGACGGGGTGAGCGGCTATGGCGACATTCAACTCTCGAATCGGTCGGTTTTAAACGCCAGCGGCATAACTGGGGGGGCCATTGAACTTCAGGGCCGAGCGGTCACCCTGACAGACCAGTCGGCCCTGATTTCTGACACTCTGGGCGATGAGGATGGCCGGGGGGTTCGCATTGTTGCGGATCAGGTTCGGCTGTTGGGTAGCTCTTACATTGGGGCTGCAACTTCAGGCAGTGGGGCGGGCAGCAGTGTTGAGGTTACGGCAGATGAGATTGAGCTTGTGGGGACTGCGATCGCAAACTACAAGCTGGTAGAGTTCACCATCTTTTTGGGGGCCAGGCAGATTAGCGATCGCCAGATTGGCGGCATTGCTACCACCACGGTAGCCACCGGGCGAACCGGAGACATTTCTCTGACTGCCCGAAGCATCCTGATCGATGAAGGCGTTTTAGTCTCAACGGAGTCCTTTGGCACAGGCGACAGCGGCGATATTGCCATTACAGCAACCGAATCTTTCAGCCTCAGGGGGTCAGGGCTGCTGGGAGGCAGCCGAGTGTCGGGAATCCCTGTGCTCACCCTCGAAGGCACCCCCAGTGGACTCACGACCGGCGGCATTCCCGCTGGTAGCGGGGGCAACATCACTATCAATACAGGCCGCCTCACCATCGCTGGTAACGGGGCCATTGCCGTCGGCACCCAAAGCGATCAAGATTCGGGCAATCTCGTAATCAACGCCACAGAGTCGGTGACCCTGCAAGGCAGCGGCGTCGAGCCCTACATCTTCCCAACCCAAATCACCACAATTTCCCTGGGGGGCAGCGGGGCCGCAGGGGATATTCAAATTACCACCGGGCGTCTCGCACTGCTGGATGGGGCCTTGATGTTTGCCGACTCAGGGGTGAGAACTGTGGCTGGCATCATTCCGGTGGGTGGCCCGGCGGGCAACGTCACCATTACCGCCACCGAAACGGTGGATATTATTGGCAGTCAAACCCTAGGCGCAAGCCTGTTGTCTAGCACGGTTCGCTCCAGAACCTTTACCGACGCCCCCGCAGGCAGTGTGCAAATCACCACCCCCAACCTAACCCTGCGGGACGGCGGACAAATTACCAGCGCCACCCTGAATGACGGGGCAGGGGGTGCCATTGCTATCGACGCCCAAACTGTACTCGTCTCAGGCGCTGCTAGCGAAGACGCCGATAGCATCAGCGGTATTTTTGCCAATTCGGGCGCTGAAGTTTTGGTTTCCTTCAATACCGGAGAGATTGAGTCTATTCCCGCCAGCGGAGCGGGGGGAGCCATCACGATTAATGCGGATACGCTAACGGTGCAAGACACTGCTGAGGTCACCGTTGGCAGCTTTGGCTCCGGGGCTGCCGGAAACCTTGCCATTACCGCTGATGTGATTCGTCTCGCTAGCAATGGCCGCCTGACCGCAACCACCACCTCCGATGGAGGCGGCAACATTACCCTTACTGCCAATCGGCTAACGCTGGATAGCAGCCGCATCACCGCCAGTTCCGAGAGTGGTGATGGCGGCAACCTATCGTTTAATCTCCGTGACCTGCTCCTGCTCAGAAACGGCAGCCTGATTTCCACCGAAGCCGGGACAGCCGGGGCCGGGGGCAACGGCGGCAACATTGTTCTCAACCTGCCCACGGGCTTTATCGTAGCCGTACCCATCGAAAACAGCGACATTCGCGCCAATGCCTTCGAGGGAGACGGCGGCAGCGTCACGATTACCGCCCGCAGTCTGCTGGGCATTGAGTTTCGCCCCGATGTGCTGGATACCCCCCTCAGCGACATCACCGCCAGCTCCCGTTTTGGCAACAGCGGCACCGTCACCATCACTGAACTGACCCCCGATATTGCCCAGGATGAGGTAACGCTGCCTACGGAGACGGCCCCTACCGCCCTGGCCCAGGGCTGTCGCGCCCAGGGGGCGCAAGCGGGCAGCTTTGTGGTCACCGGACGCGGCGGCCTGCCCACCAACCCCACCGATCCCCTCAGCGCCGATACGATTTGGCAAGATTTGGCCCCCATTCCGCTAACGGAGGACGGCGCGGAGCCATCGCCTGCGGCCTCTGCTCCTGAGCCTACTGCCCCCATCGTTGAAGCCCAAAGCTGGACAAGGGCCGAGGATGGCACGGTGACGCTCTTGGCCAATGCCACCGCAGCGCCGGACTATTTTGCGTCCAGAGTAAATTGTGCGGGTGAATGAGGGCGAACGGCGGTGATCAGGCGAAAGTTTTCAGTCCCGGAGTTACCTCATCGCAGGTCCAGGGAGAAGGTGGCTCCTGGCTGTAATCAATAAAATAGTCGTATCTCAATCTTTTGAGGCACGAGGTTGGCTCCCCTGGCCCCCCTGGGAAGGGAGATGACCGAAGACTATTCTCCTTAGAGTTGGGGAATTTGGTAACGAACATCTCATACCTCATTCAGCAGATTAAGATACGCTATGACGCTATAGGTCAACTCCGAAAGAGGTTATCCGTTCGGATGTGGTACAAAGGCTCGTTTTTTTAACCGTCACCGCTGAACGCTGCATATCCCCTCCCCGTCAGCCGTATATTCCATTAATTCGTATTGTCCCTTGGGGCAAGCCATTGCCTTCTGGGAGGCCGCTGGCTCTTTGACTGGTCAAAGGCCGGCCTAAAAGGCGATCGCGCCTTCAACCCCAACATCACATTCGCCTTCGACCTTTCTACCACCGTTGTTTCATTTGTTTTTGCCATGCCAAAGGTAGTTTCAGTCCACTCCTATCGAGGGGGCACGGGGAAGTCAAACTTCACGGCCAACCTGGCGACGACCGTCGCGGCCCAGGGCTATCGGGTAGGTGTAGTTGATACCGACCTGCCCTCCCCCGGCATTCACAATCTGTTTTGCCTGGAACCGGAGCAAACCCAAAAGGCGCTCAATCACTACCTCTGGGGTGAATGCCCGATTGAAGCGACGGCCTACGACGTCAGCGCTAACGTAGACGTTACCGGGAACGGTCAGCTCTTTTTGGTACCCGCCAGCGTTAAGGCCGACGACATCGCCCGGATTTTGAACGACGGTTACGATGTCAGGCTGATGAACGATGGCTTTCGCAGCCTGGTAAAAGCTCTACAGCTCGACTATTTGTTTATTGATACCCATCCTGGCCTGTCCAAGGAAACGTTTCTATCCATTGCGATTTCCCATGTGCTGCTGCTGATTTTGCGGCCCGATAAGCAGGACTACCAGGGTACGGCGGTCACCGCCGATGTGGCCCGACAGCTCAAGGTGCGGAAAATGATGCTGGCGATTAATAAGGCTTCCAGCAGCCTCAACTTAGACGCCCTGCGACAGAAAGTGGAGGAGACCTTTCACGAAACCGTAGCGGGGGTGTTTCCTCTATCAGAAGAAATTGTGCAGCTGGCCAGCGAAGGGGTGTTTTGCGTCAGGTACCCAAATCATCCAATTAGCCAGGAGTTTCGGAACGTGGCTCAGCAGATTGCGGAGGTTTAGGCGTGATGTCAAATACCGGGTCAAACATGGGAGATCTGAAGTCCCTGGCTAACTCCATCACAGCGGTTACGTCGCCCTTTCGCAATTATTTAAGCGAACTGCACCAGCGGTATCAGTTGCTTGATCAGGGAGCGATCGCCGACTATATCCCCGAACTAACCCTGGCCCAACCGGAGTGGTTTGGCATTTGTGTGGTCACCACCGCTGGCCAGACTTTTGACGTTGGCCACTGCGACCAGCTGTTTACCATTCAGTCCATTTCAAAAGCGTTTATCTTTGGGCTGGCCCTGGAAGATCATGGCCGGGAGTACGTCAACAGCAAGGTGAGCGTCGAGCCGACCGGAGAGGCCTTCAACTCGATTGTGCTGGATGAAGTGACCAACCGACCCTACAACCCGATGGTGAATGCGGGGGCGATCGCCACCGCTGACTTAATCAAGGGTAGTAACGGCACCGAACGCCTGAAGCGGGTGCTGGATATGTTCAAACGCTATACCGGCCGAGAGCTAGACATTAACGTGCCGGTGTTTTTGTCCGAAAAGGCCACCGGCTTCCGCAACCGGGCCATGGCCTACCTGATGCGTAACTTTGGCATGGTAAGCGACAACATTGATGAAACTCTGGATTTGTACTTTCAGCAATGTTCGATTATGGTCAATGCTCGCGATTTGGCCTTAATGGCAGCGACGCTGGCCAATGGGGGCATCAACCCCATCACCCAGGAGCGGGCCATCCAGGAGCAGTATGTCCAGGATGTAATTAGCGTCATGCTGACCTGTGGCATGTATGACGGCTCCGGAGAGTGGACTTACCGAGTGGGCATGCCCGCCAAAAGCGGCGTGGGCGGCGGCATTACCGCCCTGGTGCCCAGACAGCTCGGCATCGGCACCTTCTCACCGCTGTTAGACGCCAAGGGCAACAGCCTGCGGGGGCTAAAAGTCTGCGAAGACCTTTCCCGAGACTTTGGCCTGCATCTGTTTAATGCCGCGACACCAGACAAAGACCTGACCGAGTGGATTGCAGGCGGCAACAACATTGACGATTGGTAAGGCTCAATTGACAAGTACATCTCAATTTTGCAAAAACACTTTGCTGACATGCCGTTCGCGTAGCAGCTCCCTCAGAAAAACCCGTTAAGGCATCTCCATCTACAGCAGTAGAGCGAGAATCTGTAGCCCTTCGGGCATGGCTGCACTAGCACGGCGTATCCTGTGGGAACCAAGCTACAAAATGACAGATAGCTTTTTTCTCCAAATTGGGATGTGCCCCAATCTGACTCAGATTCTTTAAAGATTTCCAAGGATTTTCTATGAAGGTTGCGGCACTTCCGGCCAATGAACAGGCTCGACTCGACGCGTTGCACCGCTATCAAATCTTAGATACGGGGGCAGAGCAGGCCTTTGACGACTTCACCACCCTGGCCTCCCAAATTTGCGAAAGCCCCATCGCGTTAATTACCTTTGTAGACGCCACCCGCCACTGGTTTAAAGCCAAGTGCGGACTCGGTGCTAGCGAAACCACTCGAGAACTTGGGTTTTGTGCCCACGCCCTGCTGGAGCCAGAAGATTTGTTAATTATTCCCAATGCCCTGCAGGACGAGCGCTTTGCCGACAACCCCCTGGTCACCAACGATCCCCACATTCGGTTTTATGCCGGGGCACCCCTGGTCACCCCCGACGGCTACCCCCTGGGCACCATCTGCGTCATCGATCGCGTCACTCGCCAGCTCACGCCCGAGCAACAAGACGCTCTGAGGGTCTTGTCCAAGCAGGTGATCAACCAGTTAGAGCTGCGCCTGGCCCTGGATGAGCTGGCCACCATGAACCAAAAAATGCACGACTACCTCATTGAGGTGAACCATGTCACCCAGGCGGCGGCGGCCTTGGAAAAGGGTGACTTTCAAACCGCAGACCTCGACCCCATCGCCAATCGCCCCGATGAACTGGGCCAGCTCGCCCGAGGCTTTCAGCAAGTGGCAAACGTCATCGCCGAGCGCGAAAGGGCCGAAGCCGCCCTCCGCATTGCCGAAGAAAACTACCGCAGCATCTTTGAAAACGCCGTGGAAGGGATCTTTCAATCTTCCCCCAAGGGTTACTTCATCAACGTCAATCCGGCCCTGGCCAAAATCTACGGCTATGACTCGCCCCGCGAAATGATCGAGAGCATTACCAATATCTCAGACCAGCTCTATGTGGATGCTGAACGGCGGGCTGAATTTGTTGCGGCGATCGAACGGTATGGCACCGTCAAAGACTTTGAGTACCGCTGCTACTGCAAAGGCGGCAGCATTATCTGGACGCAGATTGATGCCCGCCTGGTTAGAGACAGCAATGGTGAAGCCCTCTACTACGAAGGCATCGTGCAGGATATTACCGAACGTAAAAGACGTGAGGATCAGCTCCGGCAACAGCTGAAGGAATTACAAATTGAAATCGACCATCAGAAACGAGCCGAAGAAGTTGCGACCCTGACCGCCAGCAGATATTTCCAGGAAGTGCAACAGGAGGTGTCGGTGATTAACTTAGACGAGTTCTGGGGCTGACTTCGCTGTGAAACGGTATCTGGCGCGCTTGTTTCAGATCATGATGAACCGTCCTGTGGCGACTGTCGAGGCAGCATTGCTACAGTCTCAGCGGACTAATCAAGCAATCATTAGTG from Leptolyngbya sp. KIOST-1 encodes:
- a CDS encoding CHASE2 domain-containing protein — translated: MEQRLLLNLGQGEWHTGFASVTAQLWENEQPPMQFVGSLPPMPQLAAQYQRWQQLYEAIYGSQSRWRRAASPFEFEAGALTNVSHQEFATLCTSLCTDLNQWLMAATFAPIERRLRTHLSAHAPLQVMLTAHAKAVLRFPWRLWQLFDDYPQAELSLSLPDYRRALKQTQANATGTVRILAVLGNDTGIDIETDRQILSQLPAAQVTLLAQPTLRELQQQLWESKWDILFFAGHSSSQGKGRLQVNPTESLTIEQLKYALQRTITNGLQLAILNSCDGLGLAWDLADLHLPQTIVMREPVPDAIAHQFLKGFLAAFAQGTPLYSAVREAREKLHGLSELGSCAAWLPVIVQNPAEVPPTWPQLAGQPVKPAPMTRPPLKPAQRRTVWRTLALTATVLALRWVGLLQPAELWAYDALMRSRPAETPDPRLVVVTVDENDIQSQTAPNRRGSVADATLHQALTILANSEPRIVGLDLYRDFPASDPALVAALEQPNLVGLCKSRDAIAGSVGISPPPELPLAQVGFSDFVEESDGLVRRQLLTLTPDPVSPCQSSYGFAALVAIHYLNQAGLSPGFTAQGNLHIGDVVFPRLNQRTGGLQRIDNGGNQLLLNYRALAAPDQIAATVTLQQLLNGQVNLERLRDRIILIGVTAPSGGDYWSTPYGAQGQTRTAGVFMQAQMISQLISAVEDGRPLIWVWPQWAEALCIALGAIAGSLLAWRWQSARLALACVLATLALGTVAWAVLLTGGWLPLLPTLLTLNGSAFFIQVRLR
- a CDS encoding DUF928 domain-containing protein encodes the protein MRGAVMRSPLSAAVLLGLAVALGWPLVPVTQALPTPPDQGAPTGRQRGGASRGDCMAYQDLTALVPVVDGRVWSQTSSPTPDFFFYVPQPLTTDTALELVVQDKDDNYIFRKQVSVDAPSGILTLPVNPEGAGLNAGETYSWTFSIYCDAARPSASVSVFGTVTRVADTVVTESGQTLTPQQQFNLSRQYVAAGIWHEALALTLALHRADPDNADYFAALDALLRQAGLADLSPAVLVSGGLE
- a CDS encoding filamentous hemagglutinin N-terminal domain-containing protein, with protein sequence MMNGWNPIARLLAGTVVMLGTGWFSERVQAQVVPDGTLQSESSAVNAVTLGGTTYTITGGAARGGNLFHSFDQFSVPLGDTVVFANGDSFANIISRVTGGTLSDLQGTIQAGGSANVFLINPAGIVFGPNARLAIGGSFFASTGEGLRFDNGFVYGIASPEVPPLLTVSAPIGLRLGNGPGDIRVVGQGSLAPGGVAVAEGQSLSLIGGNVALMGAQLTAPGGRIDIGAVREASELSLTPDGSGFEVGFDGVSGYGDIQLSNRSVLNASGITGGAIELQGRAVTLTDQSALISDTLGDEDGRGVRIVADQVRLLGSSYIGAATSGSGAGSSVEVTADEIELVGTAIANYKLVEFTIFLGARQISDRQIGGIATTTVATGRTGDISLTARSILIDEGVLVSTESFGTGDSGDIAITATESFSLRGSGLLGGSRVSGIPVLTLEGTPSGLTTGGIPAGSGGNITINTGRLTIAGNGAIAVGTQSDQDSGNLVINATESVTLQGSGVEPYIFPTQITTISLGGSGAAGDIQITTGRLALLDGALMFADSGVRTVAGIIPVGGPAGNVTITATETVDIIGSQTLGASLLSSTVRSRTFTDAPAGSVQITTPNLTLRDGGQITSATLNDGAGGAIAIDAQTVLVSGAASEDADSISGIFANSGAEVLVSFNTGEIESIPASGAGGAITINADTLTVQDTAEVTVGSFGSGAAGNLAITADVIRLASNGRLTATTTSDGGGNITLTANRLTLDSSRITASSESGDGGNLSFNLRDLLLLRNGSLISTEAGTAGAGGNGGNIVLNLPTGFIVAVPIENSDIRANAFEGDGGSVTITARSLLGIEFRPDVLDTPLSDITASSRFGNSGTVTITELTPDIAQDEVTLPTETAPTALAQGCRAQGAQAGSFVVTGRGGLPTNPTDPLSADTIWQDLAPIPLTEDGAEPSPAASAPEPTAPIVEAQSWTRAEDGTVTLLANATAAPDYFASRVNCAGE
- a CDS encoding MinD/ParA family protein; the protein is MPKVVSVHSYRGGTGKSNFTANLATTVAAQGYRVGVVDTDLPSPGIHNLFCLEPEQTQKALNHYLWGECPIEATAYDVSANVDVTGNGQLFLVPASVKADDIARILNDGYDVRLMNDGFRSLVKALQLDYLFIDTHPGLSKETFLSIAISHVLLLILRPDKQDYQGTAVTADVARQLKVRKMMLAINKASSSLNLDALRQKVEETFHETVAGVFPLSEEIVQLASEGVFCVRYPNHPISQEFRNVAQQIAEV
- the glsA gene encoding glutaminase A translates to MGDLKSLANSITAVTSPFRNYLSELHQRYQLLDQGAIADYIPELTLAQPEWFGICVVTTAGQTFDVGHCDQLFTIQSISKAFIFGLALEDHGREYVNSKVSVEPTGEAFNSIVLDEVTNRPYNPMVNAGAIATADLIKGSNGTERLKRVLDMFKRYTGRELDINVPVFLSEKATGFRNRAMAYLMRNFGMVSDNIDETLDLYFQQCSIMVNARDLALMAATLANGGINPITQERAIQEQYVQDVISVMLTCGMYDGSGEWTYRVGMPAKSGVGGGITALVPRQLGIGTFSPLLDAKGNSLRGLKVCEDLSRDFGLHLFNAATPDKDLTEWIAGGNNIDDW
- a CDS encoding PAS domain S-box protein, whose product is MKVAALPANEQARLDALHRYQILDTGAEQAFDDFTTLASQICESPIALITFVDATRHWFKAKCGLGASETTRELGFCAHALLEPEDLLIIPNALQDERFADNPLVTNDPHIRFYAGAPLVTPDGYPLGTICVIDRVTRQLTPEQQDALRVLSKQVINQLELRLALDELATMNQKMHDYLIEVNHVTQAAAALEKGDFQTADLDPIANRPDELGQLARGFQQVANVIAERERAEAALRIAEENYRSIFENAVEGIFQSSPKGYFINVNPALAKIYGYDSPREMIESITNISDQLYVDAERRAEFVAAIERYGTVKDFEYRCYCKGGSIIWTQIDARLVRDSNGEALYYEGIVQDITERKRREDQLRQQLKELQIEIDHQKRAEEVATLTASRYFQEVQQEVSVINLDEFWG